CAATCAGATGATCTTAATTTATTTCAGTACAAAGATTTAATTCTTAATGTTTTTGGAGAAAAAGTGAATTTAAATGATTTTAGAAATGAGAAATACTATGATAAGTTATTGGAAGAAGCAAAAAAAATGCCTGATCCTGGTATCAAAAATAAAATAACCTTACAGAATGTCCATGTGGGAAAACAATTTAGATTTATGGGACAGAGATATACTTTTGATGGAGAAATACTCCAAGAGTTAATGGAACCTTACAAAAGACCTGTACCCTCTGGATTAGATGTTGCAGCTGTATTAGGTAGCAAACGTGCCAAAACATTATTAGATAAATATTACGAACCACAAAAACCTTGGCCAGAATATGAAAATAAGTTTAAGGCAATGAAAGAAAAAATATCAAAAGTAGACGATAAAGACTGGAAATCAAATATGTATAATGGGTGGTTGGATACCATATCCTCAATACAAAAACCTTTTGAAAACATAAATGGTGCTCCAATGTTCATGAAAAATAAAGCTTGGACAGATAAATCTATCAGCTCTGCTCTAGGAAGTTATGCAGAATTAAAACATGATACAATATTATATGTTAAACAACCAGTTGCTGAATGCGGAGGAGCTGATTTTATATACCATCATTATGTAGAACCTAATATTGAAGTTTACTCTAAATTATTATGGCTTACTGAGTATTCTTCTACTAATCTTAAAGAAAGAGGACTACTGTCACAGGAGTTTGAACAAATTTCAATAAAAATAATTGAGTTATTAGAATTACTAAGAGATTGTTCAATAAAAGAGCTTAATAATGAAATTCTGTCTAAAGACATAAAATGCAAATTAAATACTATAGGTGGAAAAATAGATTCTATAAACTATGCTATATTAAACCAAACTGGCGGTAATGAATTAAGCTGTTCAGCAATAATTGCAGATATAGCAACAGTTGAAAATAGCTGTCTTGAAATAGGTACTGAACTGCCAAATGAAATTTATGTTGTCATCAAAGACGGTGAAGAGTTATACCTATCAAGAGGTTCAGTATATGGATATCATGAATTTTTAAGCGATACTAGACTTACAGATGATGAATGGCAGGAAAAACTAGGTATAATAAAAGAACAATATGGAGAAGATTCTATAGATTTTTATATGTTTAATACTGGCGAACCATCCCCCTCTCTACCAAAACAACCTGAGTGGGTTTATTCTTTCAAATCAAAAGAAAAAAATAATGTTGAGTGCAAGCAACAAGAAGTAAACTGGGAATAAGGTGATATAATGTCTCATTGGATAATAAATAAATTACTATATATGACTATTACATCTTCAATATTGATAGTTACAATTATGATAACAAAAAAAGTGTTAGGCAAGAAATTATCTGTAAGATGGAATTATTACGTTTGGCTGTTAATAATTATCCAATTGCTTATTCCAATGTCAATTAAAAGTGACTTAAGCATATATAACCTTCTTACCTATGATAATCTTGACAACAGTACCTATTTAAATGCTGACTATAGTAAACCAATAGATGTTGATGAAGCAAATAATACTTCATTGAAAACGGATACTAAATCATATCAGCAGTCCAAACAAAAAAATGTACTTACACTTAGAAAGCTAATATATGTTATTTGGTTTATAGGGTTTATCATTATAACTTTATACTATTTAATTTTCAACCTAAAACTAATACATAAATTTAAAAGGTGTAAATGTAATGATTTACAATTAGAACATTTATTCAGGAGCTGTAAATCAGTTATAGCTCCTACACAAAATGTGAGATTATTAGTTTCAGATTTTATTAATGTTCCTTCCCTATATGGTATAATACGTCCAGTTATAATTATGCCAAAATTTATCTTAACTAACAAAGATGAAAAAGAAGTCAGGCTTCTATTAATACATGAGCTGATGCATCTGAAACTTAGACATAATGTGATAAAAGGTATCTATCTGCTATTAACAACTATCTATTGGTTTAATCCATTAATATGGTTAGGACTGAAAAAGTTAGATGAAGATGGTGAATTATACTGTGATAATGAAGTCGTTAATTTTATTAGCTCAGACGATAATATTGTTTATGGAAATCTAATAATAGATTTAGCATCATATGATAAAGATTTTCGATTACCAATTCAGGCAGTCAGCTTCATAAACAATAAAAAATACATCAAAAAAAGAGTATTGAACATAGCCTATAAAAAAAGTAAAAATCGTAAAACTAGAATCATTGGATGTTTAATAACTTTTATTATGGCATTCACTCTAATGACTTCTGCTAAAACAGATACCTCTTCATTAACGGATAGAATAGAACAAGAAACAGGAATCATATTAAATACTGAAGCAAAAAATATAATCAATATATTAGCAAAAGATGATTCCGGTTATATATCCACCACCCACACTGATAATGATATTCTTATAAAATATGATTGTATAACAGGTTCAACAAAACAATACACTAATTTATTTAGTATTAGACTTATGGACATTGATGGTATTCCAAAAAAATGCGTTATCTACATAGAACAATTAGACATATTAAAAAATACTGATTCAGCTAAAAAACACTATATGCCATTATTTTCAGAAGTCCTAAACTCATTATTTAATAATAATAACATTACAGACTTTATAACTCAAAATTGCACCATTAAAAGCTTGCAAAACACAGAAGAAACTATTATAGACAATTATAAGATCAATCATATCATGGATGGTAAACACAAATTCTATATTAGCTGGAAATAATATCTTTCAGGTACAATAATAAAATCTTATAATATGTTATACATACGAAAAAAAGCTCAAGCTGTCAATTACTTAAACAGCTTGAGCTTTTTTAATGGTTCTTGCTATAAAAACCATTATTATTCATTTTTTATTACTCATATTATTACTTACATCAATCTTATATAATTGGTATTCATTAGAATAATTGCTATATGTAATTAGGTATTCTCCATTTTGCGATATAGAAATATATTTTTCATCTGATTGTATATTGTTAATAGAGGTTATTTTTTTATTGATTACGTCTATAAAAACTAGTTGATTATTATCATTATATAGTGGTGTACCAATTACCATATTTGATAATCCATAATCCGTATCATAATCATATTGAAATTTATTATGACTAATTATATCTACATACTTCTCATTGTTACTATTAAAAGCATGAGTGTAGTTATCATAAGTACCTATTAACATAAATAAATTTTCACCAACCCACTCTGCTGAAGTTTCCCATTGAATTTCTCCATCCTCATTATTATGTAATTTTACAAAACTATCTTTTGAAATATTATATAGCATATCGCCATAAGACCATTCATAACCTATTAATTGAAAAATTAACAAATT
The window above is part of the Vallitalea guaymasensis genome. Proteins encoded here:
- a CDS encoding M56 family metallopeptidase, whose amino-acid sequence is MSHWIINKLLYMTITSSILIVTIMITKKVLGKKLSVRWNYYVWLLIIIQLLIPMSIKSDLSIYNLLTYDNLDNSTYLNADYSKPIDVDEANNTSLKTDTKSYQQSKQKNVLTLRKLIYVIWFIGFIIITLYYLIFNLKLIHKFKRCKCNDLQLEHLFRSCKSVIAPTQNVRLLVSDFINVPSLYGIIRPVIIMPKFILTNKDEKEVRLLLIHELMHLKLRHNVIKGIYLLLTTIYWFNPLIWLGLKKLDEDGELYCDNEVVNFISSDDNIVYGNLIIDLASYDKDFRLPIQAVSFINNKKYIKKRVLNIAYKKSKNRKTRIIGCLITFIMAFTLMTSAKTDTSSLTDRIEQETGIILNTEAKNIINILAKDDSGYISTTHTDNDILIKYDCITGSTKQYTNLFSIRLMDIDGIPKKCVIYIEQLDILKNTDSAKKHYMPLFSEVLNSLFNNNNITDFITQNCTIKSLQNTEETIIDNYKINHIMDGKHKFYISWK